The window GAACAACCGAAGGGTTGATACGGGTGAGGTAATCCATTACACGGCGCCGTTCGGCGGGGGCGAAGTCCGTGAATTCGGGATGCAGCAGTTCCACGGCCCGTTCCACCGATGCGGCGACAGCCGAATACCGGTAGGTCGTGTTGCCGTATTGCAGGGGTGCGGGCTGTGTCGAACGTTCGGGATTGCGCACGTAGACGATGTCGAGACCGTCGGGGATTGCGTCGATCAGGCGGATCGTCTTGCCGATGTCGGTCGTGCGGCCGCGGACCAGCATCCGGTCGGCGTAATAGCTTTTAAGCTCTTCGGTGTAGGCCGGGTGGAAATGACGGTTTTCGATCGAGCGCGAAAGCATCCGCAAATCGTTGTAAGTCCGGGCGATGAAATTGTAGTCGTCTTCGGTCAGTTCGCCACGGGTGTTTTCGATGTAAACGGTCAGTTTTTTCACGAGGCATTTGAATTCGACGCTCTTTTTGTCGATCTGCGGATTCCGTGCGAGGACGAACTCTTTCATCTGCCGGGCATACTCTTCCTTCGACGCTGCTTCGATCTGCTCGGGTGCGAAGATCGGTCGCATCTCTTCGATATACTCCACGACCTCGCGGAAAGCCGTGTCACGCCGTATCTTCGTGCGTCCTTCGTCCGAAAGGCGCGGTTCGAAGATGCCGTCCGCAGTCTTCTCCTTCACGGCGTGCGTGCGGATCGTGACTCTGCCAGATGCAAGTCCGGGCGACGAGACCGTCACCGTGATCCGTCCCGGGCGAGCCGTGGAGCGCACGACGTTCGGCACGGGGGCTGTCACATATCCGGTTCCTTCGTCCGAAAGCGTCTTGTCGATGTCGCTCGTGTAGAGCGGGCAGCCGACCAGCGTACCCTCTCCTTCGACGTTCCATGCGAGCGGTCCGGAAAAACCCTGCACGGGGTTGCCGTCGGCATCGACCACCTCGGCCGTGACAATGTCCAGTCCGCTGCGGTCGGCGGGAATTCTGCCCCGGAGGGCCGTCAGCACGATGGCTGCGGGTTCGCCGGCCATCACGACCCGGCATTCCCGGCTCTCCTTGCCGTGTGTGGCTACCGCCCGGAGCGTTCCGGGAACGATCTCCACGTCGGGAAACTCCACCGTGAAGAAATTCTCTTTGGACGGATGCCGTACTCCGAGACTGCGGTTGCCGGAAAACAACTCTACGCGTTCGCAGTTGCTGTCCACGCGGATCGTGCGGCGTTGTCCGAGGTATTTGCGCTGCCAATAGTGGGGATGGACGAAGACCATCGGCTCCGGGAGGTAATTGGCCTGCCAGAGATAATACATATATTTGGGAATACGGTAGAGGTCCACCCATCCCTTATAATTGATGTTTTTCAGCGGGGCATCCTTGTAGATGCGGTCGCAACCGTGGTCGGCGTAGAGCCATCCTACCACCTGGCCGTCGATGCGGCCGCGGATGCTGCCGTCGGCGACGCGCGCCATCGTGTGCTGCCATTCCTCGGTACCGGCCAGCTGGCCGCTCTTGGCGACGGCGGCGTTGTTTTTCGGTTCGAGGTTTTTCACGTCCGTATCGGTCCAGCCGCGAATGGTCACGCGCAGGAGGTTTTCCATGTCGAGGTTCGAGGCGTGGTGCGTCACGTAGTCGCCGTAATTCTCGGCCTTGCGTTCATGGATCAGGCGTGTGGAGTCCTCCTCGCGGGTCCAGCGGGAGTCCGCGGCGTTCGAGGTTTCGTTGCCGACGCTCCAAAGGAAAATAGAGGGGTGGTTCCGGTCGCGGCGTACCATTTCGCGCATGTTGTGTTCCTGCACCTCGCGGTCGAAATCGATGGCCTTGTTGTTGGGAACCTCCTCGACGGTGATGATGCCGTGACGGTCGTTGAAGTCGTAGACCGCCGGCATGTGCGGATAGTGGGCCGTACGCATGAAATTGGTGTTCATGCCGTAGCGGATGTCCAGCATATCGCGTTCGGTAAGCCACTGCGGCATGGCGTCGCCCAGCCACGGGAACTCCTGATGACGGTTGGTGCCGTGGATATGGATTTTCTTTCCGTTGACCGAGAGCGTATTGTCATCGTAATTCCACGAAAACCAGCGGAAGCCCAGCGGCGTATGGTAGGTATCCAGCAGCCGGCCTGCGGTGTCGCGTATTTCGCTGTAAATATGGTAGAGGTAGGGAGATTCGGGGCTCCATAGCCGCGGAGTGCGGAGCGTATCGCTCCATTGGCAGAATCCGGCCAGCTCCCCGGCGGCGAGGGCACGGTGTTGTTCCAGTACGGCGATCACCTTGCTGTCGGCATCGGTCACGACGCTGCGCAGGTTCACCTCCGCTGGTTGCGGCGTATCGTTCTTGACATAGGTACGCAGGCAGAAACGCGCTTCGCGCTCGTTTACGAGTGGTGTGGTGACGAACGTGCCGCCCTCGTGCTTGTAACTGCCCTGAAACGGGATGTAGACGGGATTTTTGACGACGATCCGCACGTCACGGTAAATGCCGCCGTAGACATTGAAATTTCCTGCCGTAGCGGGCGGAATGGTGCCGAATTTGTCGTCGCGGCGGTTCGACACCTGCACGGCCAGCAGGTTCTCCGCGCCGTAACGGATATGGGGTGTCAGGTCGAAATAGAAACCGTTGTAACCGCCCTTGTGATCGCCGAGCAGCGTTCCGTTCAGGTAGACCCGGGCGTACTTTTGCACGCCGTCCAGCTCGACGAAGATTCGTTTGCCGCGCAGTTCCTCGCCGATCACGATCCGTTTGCGGTACCAGCCCCAGCCGTTCCACCAATAGGAGTCTTCGCGTTCGGAGGCGAATTTGATATAGGGATGGATGTCGCCCGTCGTTTCGTAGGTCATCCAGGTATGGGGCAGCGCCACGGCCTGCCATGCCGCGTCGTCGTAGTCCGGTGAGGCCGGTGCGGCGTCCTCCTTTCCGGAGGGGAAATAGCGGAAAGTCCAGTCGCGGTCGATCGTCTGTTCGGTGCGCACCTGCCCGGGCCGGTAGCGTCCGGCATGGCAGGGGGATGCGGCGGCAAGCAGCAGAATGAGCGGCAGGATGCGTTGCAGGAGGTTCATCGTCGTTTCGGTTTTTCGGTATTGCAAAGTTAAGTGCCGGAATTCGAAAACAAGGCCTGCAAATCCTGCATAAAAGGGGGCGCAAGCGTGAAATTCCGGCGGTCAGGATGTTTGAAAAACGATTATTATTGTTTGAAAATCGTGCATTCGCCACCCTTAAAACATTGTTTTATAGCGGATAAAAGGTCGCTTCGGAGGTCTGCCGCCCCAATGCGATTTTTAGGCGCGGATCGTGCGATAATCCGAAAAATAAAGATAAATTTGCAGTAAACGACGGCGGTCCGCCTATGAAACGAATTCTCCCGATCATATTTTTCGCGCTCTCCTGTACGGAGGTGCTCTTTGCTGCAACCGTTACGGATTACCGCCGTCCCCGTTACGGCCAACCGCTTTCGAACAACAATATCACGGCGCTGGCGCGTGATCCGCTCGGATTCCTCTGGGTCGCATCCCGCGGCGAACTGGCCCGTTTCGACGGCCTCTCGTATCATCCGCTGGACGGGATGCCCGGTACGGAGCTTTTCGAAGGCGGCAACATCGTTCAGTCCATGGAATTTCTCTCGGGAGACAGTCTGCTGCTCTGTACCGACAAGGGGCTTTACCTGCTGGATGTCCGCCGCCGCAGGCTCGCGCAGTCCGCGACGATGGCCGGCATCCGAGTTTATACCGTCCTGCGTACCGCCGGGGAGTGGCTGATGCTGAGTACCAACCGCGGTATTTACCTCTATACGCCTGCCACCGACTGTTCCGAACCGCTCTACGCCTATGCCCCCGATCCTCAGACAGGACCGAATGCGGGGTTGTGCTCCGTTGTGCGTGACCGCGAGGGCCATCTGCTGGCAGCGGTCAACGGCGTGCTGGTCCGCCTGAGGCTGAACCCCGAAACGCTCCGCAAGAGCGGAACCCCTGCACCCGGAGAGCTGTTAGCGGGGACCGATACGCTGGTGGTGCTCGGCTCGAATTACCGCATGGCCGCCGATCGGTTCGACAATGTCTTTCTTTACGACCGGCAGCGGTTGCTCTCGGCGCGTGTCGGGGAGCTCGGGAACGCCGAACCCTTCCGTGTACGTCACATCGAGGTTTCGACCCTTGCCGCAAGGGGCAATGATCTGCTGCTGGGCATACGCGGGCAGGGGAATACGATCATCCGCCGCGACGACGAGGGGCGCGAAACAGAGTCGGAACGGCTGCTCACCAGTCCGCATTTCGACGATATGAGCAGTACGACGAATACCTTTTACGACGACGGGCGGGGCAATCTTTGGCTCGGAACCCGCGACGGGCTGTTCCGCTTCGAAGAAAAGAGCCAGGGTCCGTTCGTCAACCTGAAAAACGACGTCGAATCATCCAATACGCCCAGTCATAACACCGTGTCGGACATCTGGATCGAGGAGCGCAATACGGTATGGCTCGCCACGGCCTACGGACTCAACCGCATGACTTTCGACGGGTCGGCAGCCGGCACCTACCGCATCGAGCGGTTCTTCGCTCCGTCGGGCGACCGCGACCATGTTTCGTCTAACAAGATCGAACGGATCGAACTCGATGCCGACGGGATGATGTGGCTCGGAACGAAGACCGGCATCCGCTTCTTCAACCCCCGGAACGACCGGTTCGGCCGGAATCCCTCGATCGAACGGGCCGTCGGGAAGAGCAATTTCGTGCGGGCGCTCTACCGCGATGCGGAAGACAACATGTGGATCGGGTTTGAAAACGGCGGTCTCTACCTCCACGAAACGGTCAGGGACACGACCTACCGGGTGGAAGTGCCCTCCGGAAAGGGCGTTCTGGATAACTGCACGGCCGTCGAGGGGGACCGGAACGGATATGTCTGGGTCGGTTCGAAACGCGACGGACTGTTCCGCCTGCCGGCAGACCGGGAAGCGGAGGCTCCGCGCGGTTATGCGCTCGCCGACAGAGCCGGAAATCCCGTGACGTGGGTATCCTGCCTGTTCGTCGATCCGTATAACAATATCTGGTGCGGTACGGCCTGCGGCTTGTTCCGCTACGATTACAACGGAGACAGGTTCACGTTCGTCGATCTGCCGCTGACGGATAATTCGCCTTATATCAGCGGTATCATCAACGATGACCGCGGTAATTTGTGGATCGCCACGACGGCCGGCGTCTGCAAATACGGCCCGTCTGACGGCACGGGGCAGTTCATCGCGCTCGACAACGGCCGTTTCAGCCGCCCCGGATTCGTTTTCGGCTGCGCCAAGGACAGTGACGGCTATATCTTCATGAGCGGCATCAACGGCCTGACCTATTTCCATCCGAACCGGGTTGCCGCCGACACCACGCGCTACCACACGTTCATCACCGATTTCAAGGTCCACAACCGCTCGCTTGTCGTGGGCTCGCCCGAACTGCCGCAGGATATCAACTACACCGACCGGATTACGCTGCGCCATCAGGACAATCAGATATCCTTCTCTTTTTCAGCACTCTCGTTCGTCGCACAGGACAATCTTCAATACGGCTACATGCTCGAAGGCATCGACTCCGAATGGATTTATGCCGGGTCCGAACCCCGTTACGTATCCTACGGCAATCTGCCTACGGGAACTTACCGGCTCCGCATGCGCAGCACCAATACCGCCGGCGTCTGGCAGGAAGAGGCGCATGCGCTCGAGATCCGCATCCGTCCGCCGGTAATGTGGACCTGGTATACCCAGCTGGCCTATGCACTGCTGCTGGGACTCATCGTCTGGATGGGCGTAAGGGCTTGGCGCGTGCAGGAGAAACTGCGCACGCAGAAGGTCGTGGATCGCTTGCGGCTGAAATTCTATACCGATATCTCTTACAGCATCAGAACTCCGCTCTCGTTGTTGCAGGCCCCGTTGCAGAAGCTTATCGACGATTTCGACCGCACGCCGGGAGACCGGGCCAAGTATATGCTTGAAACCGTGCGCCGCAGCAGCAACCGGCTGTCGCTGCTGATCGACCAACTGGTCGATTTCTGCGAAATAGACCAGGGTAGCGCCGCGCTGAAACTGACGCAGACCGATTTCATCCCTTATGCCGAGAATATCG of the Alistipes senegalensis JC50 genome contains:
- a CDS encoding glycoside hydrolase family 2 protein, producing MNLLQRILPLILLLAAASPCHAGRYRPGQVRTEQTIDRDWTFRYFPSGKEDAAPASPDYDDAAWQAVALPHTWMTYETTGDIHPYIKFASEREDSYWWNGWGWYRKRIVIGEELRGKRIFVELDGVQKYARVYLNGTLLGDHKGGYNGFYFDLTPHIRYGAENLLAVQVSNRRDDKFGTIPPATAGNFNVYGGIYRDVRIVVKNPVYIPFQGSYKHEGGTFVTTPLVNEREARFCLRTYVKNDTPQPAEVNLRSVVTDADSKVIAVLEQHRALAAGELAGFCQWSDTLRTPRLWSPESPYLYHIYSEIRDTAGRLLDTYHTPLGFRWFSWNYDDNTLSVNGKKIHIHGTNRHQEFPWLGDAMPQWLTERDMLDIRYGMNTNFMRTAHYPHMPAVYDFNDRHGIITVEEVPNNKAIDFDREVQEHNMREMVRRDRNHPSIFLWSVGNETSNAADSRWTREEDSTRLIHERKAENYGDYVTHHASNLDMENLLRVTIRGWTDTDVKNLEPKNNAAVAKSGQLAGTEEWQHTMARVADGSIRGRIDGQVVGWLYADHGCDRIYKDAPLKNINYKGWVDLYRIPKYMYYLWQANYLPEPMVFVHPHYWQRKYLGQRRTIRVDSNCERVELFSGNRSLGVRHPSKENFFTVEFPDVEIVPGTLRAVATHGKESRECRVVMAGEPAAIVLTALRGRIPADRSGLDIVTAEVVDADGNPVQGFSGPLAWNVEGEGTLVGCPLYTSDIDKTLSDEGTGYVTAPVPNVVRSTARPGRITVTVSSPGLASGRVTIRTHAVKEKTADGIFEPRLSDEGRTKIRRDTAFREVVEYIEEMRPIFAPEQIEAASKEEYARQMKEFVLARNPQIDKKSVEFKCLVKKLTVYIENTRGELTEDDYNFIARTYNDLRMLSRSIENRHFHPAYTEELKSYYADRMLVRGRTTDIGKTIRLIDAIPDGLDIVYVRNPERSTQPAPLQYGNTTYRYSAVAASVERAVELLHPEFTDFAPAERRRVMDYLTRINPSVVRNGDGYAFRFDRPLAIPRNLNEL
- a CDS encoding hybrid sensor histidine kinase/response regulator transcription factor — translated: MKRILPIIFFALSCTEVLFAATVTDYRRPRYGQPLSNNNITALARDPLGFLWVASRGELARFDGLSYHPLDGMPGTELFEGGNIVQSMEFLSGDSLLLCTDKGLYLLDVRRRRLAQSATMAGIRVYTVLRTAGEWLMLSTNRGIYLYTPATDCSEPLYAYAPDPQTGPNAGLCSVVRDREGHLLAAVNGVLVRLRLNPETLRKSGTPAPGELLAGTDTLVVLGSNYRMAADRFDNVFLYDRQRLLSARVGELGNAEPFRVRHIEVSTLAARGNDLLLGIRGQGNTIIRRDDEGRETESERLLTSPHFDDMSSTTNTFYDDGRGNLWLGTRDGLFRFEEKSQGPFVNLKNDVESSNTPSHNTVSDIWIEERNTVWLATAYGLNRMTFDGSAAGTYRIERFFAPSGDRDHVSSNKIERIELDADGMMWLGTKTGIRFFNPRNDRFGRNPSIERAVGKSNFVRALYRDAEDNMWIGFENGGLYLHETVRDTTYRVEVPSGKGVLDNCTAVEGDRNGYVWVGSKRDGLFRLPADREAEAPRGYALADRAGNPVTWVSCLFVDPYNNIWCGTACGLFRYDYNGDRFTFVDLPLTDNSPYISGIINDDRGNLWIATTAGVCKYGPSDGTGQFIALDNGRFSRPGFVFGCAKDSDGYIFMSGINGLTYFHPNRVAADTTRYHTFITDFKVHNRSLVVGSPELPQDINYTDRITLRHQDNQISFSFSALSFVAQDNLQYGYMLEGIDSEWIYAGSEPRYVSYGNLPTGTYRLRMRSTNTAGVWQEEAHALEIRIRPPVMWTWYTQLAYALLLGLIVWMGVRAWRVQEKLRTQKVVDRLRLKFYTDISYSIRTPLSLLQAPLQKLIDDFDRTPGDRAKYMLETVRRSSNRLSLLIDQLVDFCEIDQGSAALKLTQTDFIPYAENIAGAFRHLFEGKGIAFDFVSEVGAAPLAFDRDKIENVFFSLLSNAYKFTEPGGRVVLTCRADGDGNIWVEVSDNGTGIRPENLGRIFERFWSDGSAESGSGIGLALAKELVELHRGRIEVESEPGRGSVFRFCLPADNRRLHRDGNEIPHDDSSHSATLDEYIRTIDTGTGPGDYCKPGAPLIYVVAKDKQLRRFLEKMLRPAMRVETFASPEGVYEQVVRNKPKLVISGVVFSEGKEGLELCRKMKSAAATNCIPFLFLTSYSQDEIKKEGYEYGADAYVTKPFEVDYLLVRIRSLIQSREIIRERIKQEFIASPKEIQLVSADDKFLARAMQVIEENIADEEFSVDIFAGKMHLSTSMLYRRIKGLTNQSPSEFCRSIRLKRAAQLLTTKAYTISEVAVKVGFSDIRYFSTCFKKEFGMTPSAYQQANGGISD